In Microbulbifer celer, a single window of DNA contains:
- the gshA gene encoding glutamate--cysteine ligase, translating to MPTINLTELAKPEVLTLLKGIRRGIEKESLRVTPEGELAHSEHPTGLGSALTHECITTDFSEALLEFITPPVATPEQALEKLDQIHRYTYSQIGDERLWVNSMPGRLGRDEDIPVGEYGSSHSGTMKTIYRRGLGLRYGRAMQTIAGIHYNFSLPDTFWQWLQEKEGNNEALGDFKTRRYFDLIRNFRRHYWLLIYLFGAAPAVCGTFVQDREHKLEPFDGDGRSLYAPQATSLRMGDLGYTSDAQKSLIVCYNDLPSYLTTLCAAISKPYPPYHELGVKDANGDYQQLSTGLLQIENEFYSPIRPKNPAGMGETALSALDARGVEYIEVRCLDLNPFVPLGLEAPQMRFIDAFLLHCLLSDSPLSDDADYRAIQQNQERIVYRGRDPQVQLIHNGGERKLTDWANDLLDEITPIARLLDDAWEEKEYQRAVDAQRDKISGKTPTPAAHMLAEMHEHGQTFFQWAQAKAEQHRQYFRERPLSDVEQAEYQQLAKESLQKQKEVEAADSGSFEDFLGQYYAQYVFCQRGL from the coding sequence GTGCCCACCATCAACCTGACCGAGCTGGCCAAGCCGGAAGTCCTCACACTGCTGAAGGGCATTCGCCGCGGCATCGAAAAAGAAAGCCTGCGGGTGACCCCCGAGGGCGAACTGGCGCACAGTGAACACCCCACCGGGCTTGGCTCTGCGCTCACCCACGAGTGCATCACTACCGACTTCTCTGAAGCGCTGCTGGAATTCATCACTCCTCCGGTGGCAACTCCCGAGCAGGCGCTGGAAAAACTCGACCAGATCCATCGCTACACCTACAGCCAGATCGGCGACGAACGCCTGTGGGTCAACAGCATGCCCGGCCGCCTCGGCCGCGACGAAGACATTCCCGTCGGTGAGTACGGCAGCTCCCACAGCGGCACCATGAAAACCATCTATCGCCGCGGGCTTGGCCTGCGCTACGGCCGCGCCATGCAGACCATCGCCGGCATCCACTACAACTTCTCCCTGCCGGATACCTTCTGGCAGTGGCTGCAGGAGAAAGAAGGTAACAACGAAGCACTGGGCGACTTCAAAACCCGCCGCTACTTCGACCTGATCCGCAACTTCCGCCGCCACTACTGGCTGCTGATCTACCTGTTCGGCGCCGCCCCCGCCGTGTGCGGCACCTTTGTGCAGGACCGTGAGCACAAACTCGAACCATTCGACGGTGACGGCCGCAGCCTCTACGCCCCCCAGGCCACTTCCCTGCGTATGGGCGACCTCGGCTACACCAGCGACGCACAAAAATCCCTGATCGTCTGCTACAACGACCTGCCCAGCTACCTGACGACACTGTGCGCCGCCATCAGCAAACCTTACCCTCCGTACCACGAGCTGGGGGTCAAGGACGCCAACGGCGACTACCAGCAACTGTCCACCGGCCTGTTGCAGATCGAAAACGAATTCTATTCGCCAATTCGCCCCAAAAACCCCGCCGGTATGGGCGAAACTGCGCTCTCCGCCCTCGACGCCCGCGGTGTCGAATACATCGAAGTGCGCTGCCTCGACCTCAACCCCTTCGTGCCCCTCGGCCTCGAAGCCCCGCAGATGCGCTTTATCGACGCCTTCCTGCTGCACTGCCTGCTGAGCGACAGCCCCCTGTCCGACGATGCCGACTACCGCGCGATCCAGCAAAACCAGGAACGCATCGTCTATCGCGGCCGCGACCCGCAAGTGCAACTGATCCACAACGGCGGCGAGCGCAAACTCACCGACTGGGCCAACGACCTGCTGGACGAAATCACCCCCATCGCCAGACTGCTCGACGACGCCTGGGAAGAAAAAGAATACCAGCGCGCCGTCGACGCCCAGCGCGACAAAATCTCCGGCAAAACCCCCACCCCCGCCGCGCACATGCTGGCGGAAATGCACGAGCACGGGCAGACCTTCTTCCAGTGGGCCCAGGCCAAAGCGGAACAACACCGCCAGTACTTCCGCGAACGCCCGCTGAGCGATGTCGAACAGGCGGAATACCAGCAGCTGGCGAAAGAATCCCTGCAGAAACAGAAAGAAGTGGAGGCGGCGGATAGCGGCAGTTTTGAGGATTTTCTCGGGCAGTATTACGCGCAGTATGTTTTCTGTCAGAGAGGGCTCTAA
- a CDS encoding malic enzyme-like NAD(P)-binding protein: protein MTKDLRQAALDYHALPTPGKLSVELTTSAQTQEDLSLAYSPGVAEPVREIAKDPEAAYLYTGKGNLVAVISNGSAILGLGNLGPLASKPVMEGKSLLFKRFADINSVDIEVEAPSAERFIETVAAIANTFGGINLEDIKAPECFHIEEALIERCSVPVFHDDQHGTAIVTVAGMLNALEIQGKDIRDARIVCLGAGAAASACCKLLLAAGAKKEQITMLDSRGVIHSGRSDINAYKGEWARDTEMRTLDDAIEGADVFLGVSGPDLLSAEQLAHMADKPVVFACSNPNPEISPELAHSVRDDLIMATGRSDYPNQVNNVLCFPFIFRGALDVRATRINEDMKLAAVEAIRKIAREPVPDSVRAGYGGVEMTFGAEYILPKPTDPRLLPEVASAVARAAVDSGSACLPYPEHYPLKAI, encoded by the coding sequence ATGACCAAAGACCTGCGCCAGGCGGCGCTCGATTACCACGCCTTGCCGACACCGGGCAAATTATCGGTGGAACTCACAACCTCGGCCCAGACCCAGGAAGACCTGTCCCTGGCCTACAGCCCCGGGGTCGCGGAACCCGTGCGCGAAATCGCCAAGGACCCGGAAGCAGCCTATCTGTATACCGGCAAAGGCAACCTGGTGGCGGTGATCTCCAACGGCAGCGCCATTCTCGGCCTCGGCAATCTGGGGCCACTGGCCTCCAAGCCGGTGATGGAGGGCAAATCGCTGCTGTTCAAGCGTTTTGCCGACATCAACTCGGTGGATATCGAAGTCGAAGCCCCCAGCGCCGAGCGCTTTATCGAAACCGTCGCAGCCATTGCCAACACCTTTGGCGGTATCAACCTCGAAGACATCAAGGCGCCCGAGTGCTTTCATATTGAAGAGGCGCTGATTGAGCGCTGTTCGGTACCGGTTTTCCACGACGACCAGCACGGTACCGCCATCGTCACCGTGGCCGGCATGCTCAACGCGCTGGAAATCCAGGGCAAGGATATCCGCGACGCGCGTATCGTGTGCTTGGGTGCCGGCGCCGCCGCATCGGCCTGCTGCAAACTGCTGCTGGCCGCCGGCGCCAAGAAAGAGCAGATCACCATGCTCGACAGCCGCGGCGTAATCCACTCCGGGCGCAGCGACATCAATGCCTACAAGGGCGAGTGGGCGCGGGATACCGAGATGCGCACCCTGGACGACGCCATCGAGGGCGCCGACGTGTTCCTGGGCGTCTCCGGCCCGGACCTGCTGTCCGCGGAGCAGCTGGCACATATGGCGGACAAGCCGGTAGTCTTCGCCTGCTCCAACCCCAACCCGGAGATCTCCCCCGAGTTGGCCCACAGCGTGCGCGACGACCTGATAATGGCCACCGGCCGCTCGGACTACCCGAACCAGGTCAACAACGTGCTCTGCTTCCCGTTCATCTTCCGCGGTGCCTTGGACGTACGCGCCACTCGCATCAACGAAGATATGAAGCTGGCGGCGGTGGAAGCGATCCGCAAGATCGCCCGCGAGCCGGTGCCGGATTCCGTTCGCGCCGGTTACGGTGGCGTGGAAATGACATTCGGGGCCGAGTACATCCTGCCCAAGCCCACGGATCCGCGTCTCTTGCCAGAAGTGGCCTCGGCCGTGGCCCGCGCCGCGGTGGACAGCGGCTCCGCGTGCCTGCCGTATCCGGAGCACTATCCGTTGAAGGCGATTTAA
- a CDS encoding thermonuclease family protein, which yields MTKKTPWASLGVFFCALILLLGPLAAAARADCVLGPADDLAALAKVVDGDTVHLKDGRKVRLIGVNTPELAHSGRPAQPLAEEAREFTQRFLAGGDVELVYDRDRRDNHGRVLAHVYNHRGDSLEAALLSAGLAFHIAVAPNFALAECLAERENAARQRHRGLWAPGVWPTRQARNIRPGDGGFVRLKGRVEKVDRNRFLWLELDGPVALRLDPKRDYGHLGRRDWQGREIVVKGWLVDRGAKYSSRFKKNKRWFIAVDSEFTVEISRD from the coding sequence GTGACAAAAAAGACGCCCTGGGCTTCCCTCGGCGTCTTTTTTTGTGCCCTCATTTTATTGCTGGGGCCGCTCGCAGCGGCCGCCCGCGCGGACTGCGTACTGGGCCCGGCGGACGACCTCGCTGCGCTGGCAAAGGTGGTGGATGGCGATACCGTACACCTGAAAGACGGTCGCAAGGTACGTCTGATCGGCGTCAACACCCCGGAACTGGCCCACAGCGGCCGCCCCGCGCAGCCGCTTGCAGAAGAGGCGCGGGAGTTTACCCAGCGCTTTCTCGCCGGCGGCGACGTGGAACTGGTTTACGACCGCGACCGCCGCGACAACCACGGCCGGGTACTGGCCCATGTCTACAACCACCGCGGTGACAGCCTGGAAGCCGCACTGCTGTCAGCCGGATTGGCCTTCCATATCGCCGTAGCGCCCAATTTTGCCCTCGCCGAATGCCTGGCCGAGCGCGAGAACGCCGCCCGCCAGCGCCACCGCGGCCTGTGGGCACCGGGGGTCTGGCCCACCCGACAGGCGAGGAATATCCGCCCCGGCGACGGCGGCTTTGTGCGTCTCAAGGGACGGGTGGAGAAAGTCGACCGCAACCGCTTCCTGTGGCTGGAACTGGATGGCCCGGTGGCCCTGCGCCTGGACCCGAAACGGGATTATGGCCACTTGGGCCGGCGCGATTGGCAAGGACGGGAAATAGTGGTGAAAGGGTGGCTGGTGGACCGCGGAGCGAAATACTCATCCCGATTTAAAAAAAATAAGCGATGGTTTATTGCTGTGGACTCTGAATTTACTGTTGAAATTAGTAGGGATTAA
- the rpmE gene encoding 50S ribosomal protein L31 codes for MKTDIHPKYTEIKATCSCGNVFQTASTLGKDIQLDVCSNCHPFYTGKQREASTGGRVDRFKKRFGSRISK; via the coding sequence ATGAAGACCGATATCCATCCGAAGTACACCGAGATCAAAGCGACCTGCTCCTGCGGCAACGTATTCCAGACCGCTTCCACTCTGGGCAAAGACATCCAGCTGGACGTGTGCTCCAACTGTCACCCGTTCTACACCGGCAAGCAGCGCGAAGCGAGCACCGGCGGCCGCGTAGACCGCTTCAAGAAGCGTTTCGGCAGCCGTATTTCCAAGTAA
- a CDS encoding transcriptional regulator, translating to MKALASLDPLLEHRFRLGTCVLLRKHGELTFTRLKSLLRATDGNLGAQLRKLEEQEYLQSRKDFVERKPTTWYQLTATGSAALEAHLAALQSLIDASGDNV from the coding sequence ATGAAGGCGCTGGCATCCCTGGATCCGCTGCTGGAACACCGGTTCCGCCTGGGCACCTGCGTGCTGCTGAGGAAGCACGGCGAATTGACCTTTACGCGGCTGAAATCACTACTGCGGGCCACCGACGGCAACCTCGGTGCTCAGCTGCGCAAACTGGAAGAGCAGGAATACCTGCAGTCGCGCAAAGATTTTGTTGAGCGCAAACCGACCACCTGGTATCAGCTCACCGCCACCGGCAGTGCCGCGCTGGAAGCACATCTGGCCGCACTGCAAAGCCTGATCGACGCCAGTGGAGACAACGTCTGA
- a CDS encoding primosomal protein N' translates to MAPQEVFHAAGGQEQQERAAREVRQRAILRVAVPVPLRRLFDYLPPAGMTSEDCRPGQRFWVPFGKRSLVAVLVDVVDDSPFDELKPALERIDSHPVFDQRSRQFLQWAADYYQAPAGELYAAALPVALRKGKPADYWAEQWLELTTEGKGLPETALARAKKQQALLQLLLSCGRQSRTALNARGLNSTVCKALIERGLARWVSGPTAPPPIENAEPKPAPDLNDEQQQAIDAIRFGSFSASLLEGTTGSGKTEVYLRLMERALREGKQALLLVPEIGLTPQTLRRIAARFPDFRIAALHSGLADGERARAWLSAASGVADIVIGTRSAIFTPLPRLGVILVDEEHDGSFKQQDGVRYSARDLSVVLAKRAGVPVMLGSATPSLESLHNALSGRYQHLHLRHRAGNARPPQISLVPTLHQQLQEGFAPQVLRHIGETLGRGEQVLVFINRRGYAPALTCDDCGWLADCPHCSSKLTLHRRQRHLRCHHCDYRMREVHSCPQCHSRNLNALGAGTERSEDFLAHTFNQFPVIRVDRDTTSSKQALDRLLEPARNGEPCLLLGTQMLAKGHHLPRVTLVVIQDADGGLFSADFRAPERMGQLLEQVAGRAGRGDLAGHVLLQSRYPEHPMLQLLLNKGYGAFARQLLEERALTQLPPIRAMALVRAECEEARWAEEFLTNARHYLEALAPPSPQLQYLGPVPALLERKSGRFRFYLQITAEKRGLLQQMLARFCAWAEGNKNRRLRWAVDMDAQELS, encoded by the coding sequence TTGGCGCCACAGGAAGTATTTCACGCGGCCGGGGGGCAGGAGCAGCAAGAGCGCGCCGCCCGCGAAGTTCGCCAGCGCGCGATTCTGCGTGTCGCTGTGCCGGTCCCCCTGCGCCGCCTGTTCGACTATCTGCCGCCCGCGGGCATGACGAGCGAGGATTGTCGTCCCGGCCAGCGTTTCTGGGTGCCGTTTGGCAAGCGCAGTCTGGTGGCGGTACTGGTGGATGTGGTCGACGACTCACCGTTTGATGAACTCAAGCCGGCGCTCGAGCGTATCGACAGCCACCCCGTATTTGATCAGCGCAGCCGTCAATTTCTGCAGTGGGCAGCCGACTACTATCAGGCGCCGGCGGGAGAACTGTATGCCGCGGCGTTGCCGGTGGCTCTGCGCAAGGGCAAACCGGCGGATTACTGGGCCGAGCAGTGGCTGGAGCTCACCACCGAGGGTAAGGGGCTGCCGGAAACCGCACTGGCGCGGGCAAAGAAACAGCAGGCACTGCTGCAATTGTTGTTGAGTTGCGGCCGCCAGAGCCGCACCGCACTGAATGCCCGCGGCCTCAACAGTACCGTCTGTAAAGCGTTGATCGAGCGTGGACTGGCGCGCTGGGTGTCCGGCCCTACCGCACCGCCGCCAATAGAAAACGCGGAGCCGAAGCCGGCCCCGGACCTCAATGACGAGCAGCAACAGGCGATCGATGCGATTCGTTTCGGCAGCTTCAGTGCCTCGCTGCTGGAGGGCACCACCGGCAGCGGCAAAACCGAGGTCTATCTGCGCCTGATGGAGCGCGCCCTGCGCGAAGGTAAGCAGGCGCTACTACTAGTACCGGAGATCGGGCTCACCCCGCAGACCCTGCGCCGCATCGCCGCGCGCTTTCCCGACTTTCGCATCGCTGCCCTGCACTCGGGTCTCGCCGATGGTGAGCGCGCCCGCGCCTGGCTGTCCGCGGCCAGTGGGGTGGCGGATATCGTGATCGGTACCCGCTCCGCTATTTTCACCCCGTTGCCCCGGCTGGGGGTGATCCTGGTGGACGAGGAGCACGACGGCTCCTTCAAGCAACAGGACGGCGTGCGTTATTCCGCGCGGGATCTCTCCGTGGTACTGGCGAAGAGGGCCGGGGTGCCGGTAATGCTGGGGTCGGCGACACCGTCGCTGGAGAGCCTGCACAATGCCTTGAGCGGGCGCTATCAGCACCTGCATCTGCGCCACCGTGCCGGCAATGCGCGCCCGCCGCAGATCAGCCTGGTGCCGACCCTGCACCAGCAATTACAGGAAGGCTTTGCGCCTCAGGTACTGCGCCATATCGGCGAGACCCTGGGCCGTGGCGAGCAGGTGCTGGTATTCATCAATCGTCGCGGTTATGCCCCGGCACTGACCTGCGATGACTGTGGCTGGCTCGCGGATTGCCCCCACTGTTCCAGCAAGCTCACCCTGCACCGACGCCAGCGTCACCTCCGCTGTCACCACTGCGATTACCGTATGCGTGAAGTGCACAGCTGTCCTCAGTGCCACAGTCGCAATCTGAACGCCCTGGGTGCCGGCACCGAGCGCAGTGAGGACTTCCTTGCCCACACCTTCAATCAATTTCCGGTGATCCGCGTCGATCGAGATACCACGTCCAGCAAGCAGGCGCTGGACCGGTTGCTGGAGCCGGCGCGCAACGGCGAGCCCTGCCTGCTACTGGGTACCCAGATGCTGGCCAAGGGCCACCATCTCCCGAGGGTGACGCTGGTGGTGATCCAGGATGCGGACGGGGGATTGTTCAGCGCCGACTTCCGCGCGCCGGAGCGCATGGGGCAGTTACTGGAACAGGTGGCCGGCCGTGCCGGGCGCGGCGACCTTGCGGGCCATGTGCTGCTGCAGAGCCGCTATCCGGAGCACCCGATGCTGCAGTTGCTGCTCAACAAAGGATACGGCGCATTCGCCCGCCAGTTACTGGAGGAGCGCGCACTTACCCAGTTACCACCGATCCGGGCTATGGCGCTGGTGCGTGCCGAATGCGAGGAGGCGCGCTGGGCGGAGGAATTCCTCACCAATGCCCGTCATTACCTGGAGGCTCTCGCCCCGCCCTCGCCCCAGCTGCAGTATCTCGGTCCGGTGCCGGCGCTGCTGGAACGCAAATCCGGCCGCTTCCGTTTCTATCTGCAGATTACTGCGGAAAAGCGCGGGTTACTGCAGCAGATGCTGGCTCGCTTCTGCGCCTGGGCGGAGGGCAATAAAAATCGCCGCCTGCGCTGGGCGGTGGATATGGATGCGCAGGAACTGTCCTGA
- a CDS encoding SPOR domain-containing protein, with the protein MARRNTRRKQSTGKPAWVWFVLGNFVGGFAVFIFLLDNIRTEQGKVTAEADKPAASKSAPTEAKPRFDFYKLLEENEVKVEKPRERKVRVRESDKGDSEQTVDHSDPGSNLVYILQAASFRDKTEAERLRAQLMLANLDVKVETASDSRGTWHRVLVGPYTSRSKAAKARGILAEHSLMPLMLKRPAKG; encoded by the coding sequence ATGGCCCGCCGCAATACCCGCCGCAAGCAATCCACCGGCAAACCCGCCTGGGTCTGGTTTGTGCTCGGCAACTTCGTCGGCGGCTTTGCCGTGTTCATTTTCCTGCTCGACAATATCAGGACCGAACAGGGCAAGGTGACCGCCGAGGCGGACAAACCCGCCGCCAGCAAGAGTGCGCCCACAGAGGCCAAGCCCCGCTTTGATTTCTATAAGCTGCTGGAAGAAAACGAAGTGAAGGTGGAGAAGCCCAGGGAGCGCAAAGTGCGGGTGCGGGAGTCGGATAAAGGCGATTCTGAGCAGACCGTCGATCACAGCGACCCCGGCTCCAATCTGGTCTACATCCTCCAGGCCGCGAGCTTCCGCGACAAAACTGAAGCCGAACGCCTGCGCGCGCAGCTGATGCTCGCCAATCTGGACGTGAAAGTGGAAACCGCCAGCGACAGCCGCGGCACCTGGCACCGGGTGCTTGTCGGCCCGTATACCAGCCGCTCCAAAGCTGCCAAGGCGCGCGGCATCCTAGCGGAGCACAGCCTGATGCCGCTGATGTTGAAGCGGCCGGCGAAGGGATAG
- a CDS encoding DUF2798 domain-containing protein, giving the protein MARIKRRYYTLIFALFMSFFMSTMMSAVITVVNTGLTEGFFGRWLHAGLVAWVIAFPLVSVIAPVAHWITRKLVETE; this is encoded by the coding sequence GTGGCCCGTATCAAGCGCCGTTATTACACGCTGATTTTTGCGTTATTCATGTCATTTTTCATGTCGACAATGATGTCGGCGGTGATCACGGTGGTGAACACGGGCCTGACCGAGGGGTTCTTCGGCCGTTGGCTGCATGCGGGGCTGGTGGCGTGGGTGATCGCGTTTCCGCTGGTGTCGGTGATTGCGCCGGTGGCGCACTGGATTACGCGCAAGTTGGTGGAAACCGAGTAG
- the hslV gene encoding ATP-dependent protease subunit HslV — translation MEQYRGTTILSCRRNGKVVIGGDGQVSMGNTIMKGNARKVRRLYDDKVIAGFAGGTADAFTLFERFEAKLQAHNGQLTRAAVELAKDWRTDRALRRLEALLAVADETASLIVTGNGDVIQPEDDLIAIGSGGPFAQSAARALLDNTELDARTIVEQGLKIAGDICVYTNQNHTIEELSY, via the coding sequence GTGGAACAATATCGCGGTACAACCATTCTCTCCTGCCGACGCAACGGCAAAGTCGTCATCGGCGGTGACGGGCAGGTCTCCATGGGGAACACCATCATGAAAGGCAACGCCCGCAAGGTGCGCCGCCTCTATGACGACAAAGTCATCGCCGGATTTGCCGGCGGCACCGCCGACGCCTTCACCCTGTTCGAACGCTTCGAAGCCAAGCTCCAGGCCCACAATGGCCAGCTCACCCGCGCCGCGGTGGAACTCGCCAAAGACTGGCGCACCGACCGCGCCCTGCGTCGATTGGAGGCTCTGCTGGCGGTCGCCGACGAAACCGCCAGCCTGATCGTCACCGGCAACGGCGACGTCATCCAGCCGGAAGATGACCTCATCGCCATCGGTTCCGGCGGCCCCTTCGCCCAGTCCGCCGCCCGCGCATTGCTCGACAACACCGAGCTGGACGCGCGTACGATTGTTGAACAGGGCCTGAAGATCGCCGGTGATATCTGTGTGTACACCAACCAGAATCACACGATTGAAGAGTTGAGTTACTGA
- the hslU gene encoding ATP-dependent protease ATPase subunit HslU: protein MSMTPREIVHELDSHIVGQNDAKRAVAIALRNRWRRMQVSEDLRVEITPKNILMIGPTGVGKTEIARRLAKLAGAPFIKVEATKFTEVGYVGRDVESIVRDLVEMAIKLEREQAMASVEQRAMDAAEERVLDALLPPARSTEPGEKDSGTRQMFRKKLREGELNDKEIEIDVSANPMGVEIMAPPGMEEMTNQLQGMFSNMSKGKTQKRKLTVKQALKQLTDDEAAKLINDEEIKTKAIQSAEQNGIVFIDEIDKVAKRQESGGADVSREGVQRDLLPLIEGCTVTTKYGMIKTDHMLFIASGAFHLSKPSDLIPELQGRLPIRVELDSLTSNDFQRILTEPSASLTEQQKALMNTEGVNLEFSEDGIRRIAEVAFEVNESTENIGARRLHTVLERLLEEVSFAGGDGDTAVTIDAAYVDKHLGELSKDEDLSRFIL from the coding sequence ATGTCCATGACCCCCAGAGAAATCGTCCACGAACTCGACAGCCATATCGTCGGCCAGAACGACGCCAAGCGCGCCGTCGCCATTGCGCTCCGCAACCGCTGGCGTCGCATGCAGGTCAGCGAAGACCTGCGCGTCGAAATCACCCCGAAAAACATCCTCATGATCGGCCCCACCGGCGTCGGCAAAACCGAAATCGCCCGGCGCCTCGCCAAACTCGCCGGCGCACCATTTATCAAAGTCGAAGCCACCAAATTCACCGAAGTCGGCTACGTCGGCCGCGACGTTGAATCCATCGTCCGCGACCTCGTCGAAATGGCCATCAAACTCGAACGCGAACAGGCCATGGCCAGCGTCGAACAGCGGGCCATGGACGCCGCCGAAGAGCGCGTCCTCGACGCCCTGCTGCCCCCCGCCCGCAGCACCGAACCGGGTGAAAAAGATTCCGGCACCCGTCAGATGTTTCGCAAAAAACTGCGCGAAGGGGAACTGAACGACAAGGAAATCGAAATCGACGTCTCCGCCAACCCCATGGGCGTCGAAATCATGGCCCCTCCTGGCATGGAAGAAATGACCAACCAGCTGCAGGGCATGTTCTCCAACATGTCCAAAGGCAAAACCCAGAAGCGCAAGCTCACCGTTAAGCAGGCACTGAAACAGCTCACCGACGACGAAGCCGCCAAACTGATCAACGACGAAGAGATCAAAACCAAAGCGATCCAGTCCGCGGAACAGAACGGCATCGTGTTTATCGACGAGATCGACAAGGTCGCCAAGCGCCAGGAAAGCGGCGGTGCCGATGTCTCCCGTGAAGGCGTGCAGCGTGACCTGCTGCCCCTGATCGAAGGCTGCACCGTCACCACCAAATACGGCATGATCAAAACCGATCACATGCTGTTTATCGCCTCCGGCGCCTTCCACCTGTCCAAACCCTCGGACCTGATTCCGGAGCTGCAGGGGCGTCTGCCGATTCGCGTGGAACTGGACTCGCTGACCTCCAATGACTTCCAGCGTATCCTCACCGAGCCCAGCGCGTCGCTGACCGAACAGCAGAAAGCACTGATGAATACCGAAGGCGTGAACCTCGAATTTTCCGAAGACGGCATTCGCCGTATTGCCGAAGTGGCATTTGAAGTGAACGAATCCACGGAAAATATCGGTGCCCGTCGTCTGCATACCGTACTGGAGCGCCTGTTGGAAGAAGTCTCCTTTGCCGGTGGTGATGGCGATACTGCTGTCACGATCGACGCCGCCTATGTGGACAAGCACCTGGGAGAATTGAGCAAGGACGAAGATCTTTCCCGGTTTATTCTCTGA
- a CDS encoding gamma-butyrobetaine hydroxylase-like domain-containing protein produces MSPPRKVRLQKADKQLILQYPDGEFILPAEYLRVYSPSAEVRGHGAGEGTLVCGKMHVGIDKVAAAGRYALQIFFDDGHDSGIYTWDYLRELCDQQDAKWQDYLARLEAEGKGRDPDESAVKFIG; encoded by the coding sequence ATGTCGCCCCCCAGAAAAGTCCGTCTGCAGAAAGCCGATAAGCAACTCATCCTGCAATATCCGGATGGCGAATTCATCCTGCCGGCAGAATACTTGCGGGTCTATTCCCCCAGTGCCGAAGTGCGCGGTCACGGCGCTGGTGAGGGCACCCTGGTATGCGGAAAAATGCATGTGGGGATCGACAAAGTCGCCGCCGCCGGTCGCTACGCGTTGCAGATATTCTTCGACGATGGTCACGACAGTGGCATCTACACCTGGGACTACCTGCGCGAACTGTGCGATCAGCAAGATGCAAAGTGGCAGGATTATCTGGCGCGCCTGGAAGCTGAAGGCAAGGGGCGTGATCCCGATGAAAGTGCAGTAAAGTTCATCGGCTGA